From the genome of Mucilaginibacter paludis DSM 18603:
TTTTGGCGTTATATTTAACGTTTAATTAATTATTTTATTACTATTGATAAAGCCCTTGCTTTTTAAGTTCCTCAACTTCCACTGGCATGATATCAACGATAGCATGTTCCTGGATGTTGGTGATATTCAGTTCGTCTAAAGCTGCTACCAAATTAGCATAGTTTGATTTGTCACTCGGTTTGATCAAAACGATCATTTCCTTGCCGCCCGACTCCTTTTTTACCTTATCATAGTTATCAAGCAAAGCTTTGCGTAAGCCCTCTTTACCAAAATTATCAACAGTAGGGGCCGATTTTCCAGGCTCTCCCATATACCATTCCAATTTGTTGTTTGAACCTAACAAAACCGTCATGGTTCTTGAAGCCGGTACAGGCAATTGGTCATGCTGCTCCGTTTTATCGGGCATCGCCAACTCCATTGCTTTAGGCTTTAAGAGCGTAGTTGTCAAAATGAAGAAGGTGATCAGCAAAAAGGCCAAATCAACCATTGGTGTCATATCAACACGGGTTGAAGCTTTTTTCGACCTTACCTTCTTGCCACCTTTATGTTTCCCCCCGCCGGAGGTGTCTAATTCTGCCATCTTATTTTTATTGTGCTCCTTTAGGCGCTGTAATTAAACTAAACTTGTTAACTTCTTGCTTTTGTAAAATCGCTATGATCCGTCCGATGGTTGGATACTCTTCTTTACTATCGCCTTTTATAGTGATACGCAAGCTTTTGTTATTTAGAGCCTTATCGGCCTCACGGGCCTTATGGATCCAGTTGTATAACTCATTACTTACAGAATCAGTAGGAATTCCGGGCGTTGGAAACGCTTTCATTTTTTCCGGTTCCAAATTCAGGTAAGTTTTCAACTGACCCATAGGAATTCCAAAAGTTGGCAAAGAAACAAATACCGCCTTTTCTTGTGGCGTAAAAGTGATATTATATTGCTTGCCCATTTCCTCTAAAATTGAAGCGCGAATGTTAACGCCCTCAACTCCAAAGAAAACTTTACCGCTACCTACTGTTATTGTGGCTATATTGTCTTCAGGCAATACAACTGTTTTAGAGTACGAAGGTATAGCCACAGGAACCGGATCTTCCGCTTTAAACTTGGCTGTCATGATGAAAAAGGTCAGCAATAGAAATGCAACATCGCACATGGCGGTCATATCTGTCACTGTGCTTTTTCGGGCTATCTTAACTCTGGGCATATTTAATTTTTAAATATCTTAATAAATATCAATTGCTACAGCAATGCATCAATTGAACCAGTTTTTAAACCGCGTTAAAACTTTTGCTGTTAATATAAACAGAAAGTATTAACGAACAACGTTCTTGTGTGATGCTGCAAATGTTTGC
Proteins encoded in this window:
- a CDS encoding ExbD/TolR family protein: MAELDTSGGGKHKGGKKVRSKKASTRVDMTPMVDLAFLLITFFILTTTLLKPKAMELAMPDKTEQHDQLPVPASRTMTVLLGSNNKLEWYMGEPGKSAPTVDNFGKEGLRKALLDNYDKVKKESGGKEMIVLIKPSDKSNYANLVAALDELNITNIQEHAIVDIMPVEVEELKKQGLYQ
- a CDS encoding ExbD/TolR family protein; protein product: MTAMCDVAFLLLTFFIMTAKFKAEDPVPVAIPSYSKTVVLPEDNIATITVGSGKVFFGVEGVNIRASILEEMGKQYNITFTPQEKAVFVSLPTFGIPMGQLKTYLNLEPEKMKAFPTPGIPTDSVSNELYNWIHKAREADKALNNKSLRITIKGDSKEEYPTIGRIIAILQKQEVNKFSLITAPKGAQ